The Oreochromis niloticus isolate F11D_XX linkage group LG15, O_niloticus_UMD_NMBU, whole genome shotgun sequence genome includes a region encoding these proteins:
- the lgals8a gene encoding galectin-8 — MSISNPRQVFHNPSIPFAGTILGGFLPGEMVLIQGSVPSGADRFQVDFTCGSSVKPRADVAFHFNPRIKKSCIVCNTLTKECWGREQIHYEMPFRLEVDFELIILILKDQFKVAVNGAHLLEYKHRVELERVDTISISGKVKVQAVGILSPSSSPTSPAGSLTNQDTEMSMRTDAQTQPVFSSSGDLSIPFRGQLVNGLSVGRSIIIKGETNQNAESFCVNLRPATGSDIALHLNPRLKKRVFVRNSFLSDCWGHEETVLASFPFTAGQYFEMIIRCDSQHFRVAMNGQHQLDYKHRMKELSAINQVEVKGDVTLLAVRVL; from the exons ATGTCGATTTCCAACCCGAGACAGGTGTTCCACAACCCG TCGATTCCCTTTGCTGGGACAATCCTGGGTGGGTTCCTGCCGGGTGAGATGGTTCTGATCCAGGGCTCTGTGCCGTCTGGTGCTGACAG GTTCCAGGTGGACTTCACCTGCGGCAGCAGTGTGAAGCCGCGGGCCGACGTAGCATTCCATTTCAACCCGAGGATCAAAAAGTCATGCATCGTGTGCAACACGCTGACGAAGGAGTGCTGGGGCCGCGAGCAGATCCACTACGAGATGCCCTTCAGGCTCGAGGTCGACTTTGAGctcatcatcctcatcctcaaAGACCAGTTCAAG GTGGCGGTGAACGGCGCCCACCTGCTGGAGTACAAACACAGAGTGGAGCTGGAGCGTGTTGACACCATCAGCATCTCAGGAAAAGTCAAAGTTCAGGCTGTGGGCATCCTTTCCCCAAGCTCA agcCCCACCTCTCCCGCTGGCAGTCTGACCAATCAGGACACAGAGATGAGCATGAGAACAGATGCACAAACTCAG CCGGTGTTCTCCTCATCAGGTGATTTG AGTATCCCGTTCAGAGGTCAGCTGGTTAATGGGCTGAGCGTTGGAcgcagcatcatcatcaaaggaGAAACCAATCAGAACGCAGAGAG TTTCTGCGTGAACCTGCGGCCAGCGACTGGGTCCGACATCGCTCTCCACCTGAACCCTCGCTTGAAGAAGCGCGTCTTTGTCAGGAACTCCTTTCTGTCCGACTGCTGGGGTCATGAGGAGACAGTGCTCGCCTCCTTCCCCTTTACTGCAGGGCAATACTTTgag ATGATCATCCGCTGCGACTCGCAGCACTTCAGAGTTGCCATGAATGGGCAGCACCAGCTCGATTACAAACACCGCATGAAGGAGCTGAGCGCCATCAACCAGGTGGAGGTGAAAGGAGATGTGACGCTGCTCGCCGTGAGGGTCCTCTGA
- the rrm2 gene encoding ribonucleoside-diphosphate reductase subunit M2 isoform X1, with the protein MLSARSPLSMKNEQTLSGQLDKISLDKENTPPGLNSSRILASKTARRIFDAAAPKVKKSSSSQEEEPLLKENPRRFVIFPIKYHDIWQMYKKAEASFWTAEEVDLSKDLQHWEALKDEERYFISHVLAFFAASDGIVNENLVERFMQEVQVTEARCFYGFQIAMENIHSEMYSLLIDTYIKDPKEREYLFNAIETLPCVKKKADWALNWIGNKNATYGERVVAFAAVEGIFFSGSFAAIFWLKKRGLMPGLTFSNELISRDEGLHCDFACLMFKHLLNKPPKETVISIIKNAVEIEQEFLTDALPVKLIGMNCDMMKQYIEFVADRLLLELGFSKIYRVENPFDFMENISLEGKTNFFEKRVGEYQRMGVMAAPTDNTFRLDADF; encoded by the exons ATGCTGTCCGCCCGCTCCCCGCTCTCCATGAAGAACGAGCAGACCCTCAGCGGGCAGCTGGACAAAATATCTCTGGACAAAGAGAACACG CCCCCGGGCCTGAACAGCAGCCGCATCCTGGCGTCCAAAACCGCGCGGAGGATCTTCGACGCTGCTGCG cccaaaGTGAAAAAGAGCAGCAGCTCGCAGGAGGAGGAGCCTCTGCTGAAGGAGAACCCTCGCCGCTTCGTCATCTTCCCCATCAAATACCATGACATCTGGCAGATGTACAAGAAGGCAGAGGCATCCTTTTGGACAGCGGAGGAG gtgGATCTGTCCAAGGACCTGCAGCACTGGGAGGCCCTGAAGGACGAAGAGCGCTACTTCATCTCCCACGTGTTGGCCTTCTTCGCCGCCAGTGACGGCATCGTCAACGAGAACCTG GTGGAGCGCTTCATGCAGGAAGTGCAGGTGACGGAAGCCCGGTGTTTCTACGGTTTCCAGATCGCCATGGAGAACATCCACTCAGAGATGTACAGCCTGCTGATCGACACGTACATCAAGGACCCCAAAGAGAG AGAGTACCTGTTTAACGCCATCGAGACCCTGCCGTGCGTGAAGAAGAAGGCCGACTGGGCGCTCAACTGGATCGGCAACAAGAACGCCACCTATG GAGAGCGCGTGGTGGCCTTTGCCGCCGTGGAGGGGATCTTCTTCTCGGGCTCGTTCGCCGCCATCTTCTGGCTGAAGAAAAGAGGCCTGATGCCCGGCCTGACCTTCTCCAACGAGCTCATCAGCAGAGACGAG GGTCTGCACTGTGACTTTGCCTGTCTGATGTTCAAACACCTGCTGAACAAACCGCCCAAGGAAACTGTCATCAGCATCATCAAGAACGCCGTGGAGATCGAGCAG GAGTTCCTGACTGACGCTCTGCCCGTGAAGCTCATCGGGATGAACTGCGACATGATGAAGCAGTACATCGAGTTCGTGGCCGACAGACTGCTGCTGGAGCTCGGCTTCTCCAAG ATCTACCGGGTGGAGAACCCTTTTGACTTCATGGAGAACATCTCCCTGGAGGGAAAGACCAACTTCTTTGAGAAGCGGGTGGGCGAGTACCAGAGGATGGGCGTGATGGCGGCGCCCACGGACAACACCTTCAGGTTGGACGCCGATTTCTGA
- the rrm2 gene encoding ribonucleoside-diphosphate reductase subunit M2 isoform X2 yields the protein MYKKAEASFWTAEEVDLSKDLQHWEALKDEERYFISHVLAFFAASDGIVNENLVERFMQEVQVTEARCFYGFQIAMENIHSEMYSLLIDTYIKDPKEREYLFNAIETLPCVKKKADWALNWIGNKNATYGERVVAFAAVEGIFFSGSFAAIFWLKKRGLMPGLTFSNELISRDEGLHCDFACLMFKHLLNKPPKETVISIIKNAVEIEQEFLTDALPVKLIGMNCDMMKQYIEFVADRLLLELGFSKIYRVENPFDFMENISLEGKTNFFEKRVGEYQRMGVMAAPTDNTFRLDADF from the exons ATGTACAAGAAGGCAGAGGCATCCTTTTGGACAGCGGAGGAG gtgGATCTGTCCAAGGACCTGCAGCACTGGGAGGCCCTGAAGGACGAAGAGCGCTACTTCATCTCCCACGTGTTGGCCTTCTTCGCCGCCAGTGACGGCATCGTCAACGAGAACCTG GTGGAGCGCTTCATGCAGGAAGTGCAGGTGACGGAAGCCCGGTGTTTCTACGGTTTCCAGATCGCCATGGAGAACATCCACTCAGAGATGTACAGCCTGCTGATCGACACGTACATCAAGGACCCCAAAGAGAG AGAGTACCTGTTTAACGCCATCGAGACCCTGCCGTGCGTGAAGAAGAAGGCCGACTGGGCGCTCAACTGGATCGGCAACAAGAACGCCACCTATG GAGAGCGCGTGGTGGCCTTTGCCGCCGTGGAGGGGATCTTCTTCTCGGGCTCGTTCGCCGCCATCTTCTGGCTGAAGAAAAGAGGCCTGATGCCCGGCCTGACCTTCTCCAACGAGCTCATCAGCAGAGACGAG GGTCTGCACTGTGACTTTGCCTGTCTGATGTTCAAACACCTGCTGAACAAACCGCCCAAGGAAACTGTCATCAGCATCATCAAGAACGCCGTGGAGATCGAGCAG GAGTTCCTGACTGACGCTCTGCCCGTGAAGCTCATCGGGATGAACTGCGACATGATGAAGCAGTACATCGAGTTCGTGGCCGACAGACTGCTGCTGGAGCTCGGCTTCTCCAAG ATCTACCGGGTGGAGAACCCTTTTGACTTCATGGAGAACATCTCCCTGGAGGGAAAGACCAACTTCTTTGAGAAGCGGGTGGGCGAGTACCAGAGGATGGGCGTGATGGCGGCGCCCACGGACAACACCTTCAGGTTGGACGCCGATTTCTGA
- the klf11a gene encoding Krueppel-like factor 11a: MEQKSYVEYHDLEAAEALVSMSFWGQRSHKPRPLTPTSDSCDSIQLHSEGTDTPKDLIALSSLCITPPQSPSFAEASATPILTIASKPHLPSPALHSDPHAVTSEISALAPHSESACVAPPSRAMATSVIRHTADSLSLPLPNTELSETSTQPPLPILQTLPEEKDDPPPTPDTPPSPPASASPPHSLSSSPLLCQVFPVNGRTGMISAFVQAPVQVQGPGGPKPILPQSPTPSFAQPLLLGSAVPQGTVMFVVPQPPVPQPQPGPQTVMTLGNTKLLPLAPAPVYMPSGANSGTSQADFSRRRDYVCTFPGCKKTYFKSSHLKAHLRTHTGEKPFSCHWEGCDKRFARSDELSRHRRTHTGEKKFVCSVCERRFMRSDHLTKHARRHMTTKRASSWPGETRDLSKGALPKGQNRGPALPVGVLVPAAN; the protein is encoded by the exons atGGAGCAGAAGTCGTATGTCGAGTACCACGACTTGGAGGCTGCCGAAGCACTCGTCAGCATGAGCTTCTGGGGTCAAAGGTCGCACAAGCCCCGCCCACTGACGCCCACCTCCGACTCCTGTGACTCTATCCAACTCCACTCAGAGGGCACAGATACACCGAAAGACCTGATCGCCCTCTCCTCGTTG TGTATAACTCCGCCTCAAAGTCCAAGCTTTGCCGAGGCCTCTGCCACTCCCATCCTCACCATCGCCTCCAAACCGCACTTGCCCTCCCCCGCCCTTCACAGCGACCCCCATGCCGTCACTTCAGAGATCTCAGCACTTGCACCTCACTCAGAGTCGGCCTGTGTGGCTCCACCCAGCAGAGCAATGGCCACCAGTGTCATCCGCCACACCGCCGACAGCCTCAGCCTTCCTCTGCCCAACACCGAGCTGTCAGAAACTTCCACACAGCCTCCGCTGCCAATTCTGCAGACGCTTCCAGAGGAGAAGGACGACCCTCCCCCAACTCCCGACACCCCACCATCGCCTCCCGCCTCAGCTTCTCCGCCTCACTCGCTGTCTTCCTCACCGCTGCTCTGCCAGGTTTTCCCGGTGAACGGCCGAACGGGGATGATTTCCGCCTTCGTCCAGGCTCCAGTTCAGGTGCAGGGGCCGGGCGGGCCCAAGCCCATCCTTCCCCAGTCTCCCACTCCCAGCTTCGCCCAGCCGCTGCTGCTGGGCTCTGCCGTGCCGCAAGGGACTGTGATGTTTGTGGTGCCACAGCCACCCGTGCCCCAGCCGCAACCGGGCCCGCAGACCGTCATGACCTTGGGCAACACCAAGCTCCTCCCACTCGCCCCAGCTCCTGTTTACATGCCTTCAGGAGCGAACAGCGGCACCTCGCAGGCAGACTTCTCTCGCAGACGGGACTACGTGTGCACTTTCCCTGGGTGCAAAAAGACCTACTTCAAGAGTTCACACCTCAAGGCTCacctgcgcacacacacag GTGAGAAGCCGTTTAGCTGTCACTGGGAGGGCTGTGACAAGCGGTTCGCCCGCTCCGATGAGCTTTCCCGCCACCGCCGCACGCACACCGGTGAGAAGAAGTTTGTCTGCAGCGTGTGCGAACGGCGGTTCATGCGCAGCGACCATCTGACCAAACACGCCCGACGGCACATGACTACCAAGAGGGCGTCATCGTGGCCCGGCGAAACCCGAGACCTCAGCAAAGGCGCCCTGCCGAAGGGTCAGAACAGAGGCCCAGCACTTCCTGTTGGCGTGCTGGTTCCTGCCGCCAACTAA